The Burkholderia pyrrocinia genomic sequence GACACGCGCCGCGAAGAACGGATCGTCCGCGAGCGGCTTGCCGTTCTTCGTCACCTTCGCGGCGACCGCGCGCAACCGGTCGAGCGCGGCCGTCGAGAAGCCGATCCCGGCGATGTTGGTGCGCTCGTACGTGAGCAGGAATTTCGCGTAGGTCCAGCCGCGGTTCTCTTCGCCGACGAGGTTTTCCGCCGGCACGCGCACGTCGGTGAAGAACACCTCGTTCACCTCGTGCTCGCCGTCGAGCGTGATGATCGGACGCACGTCGACGCCCGGCGTGTTCATGTCGATCAGCAGGAAGCTGATGCCCTCCTGCTTGCGCACGTCGGTCGCGGTGCGCACGAGGCAGAAGATCATGTTCGCGTAGTGGCCGAGCGTGGTCCACGTCTTCTGCCCGTTCACGATGTAGTGCTCGCCCTGCGCGTCGATTCCGCGCACCGCGCTCGTCTTCACCGCCGCGAGATCGGAACCGGCGCCCGGCTCCGAGTAACCCTGGCACCACCAGTCGGTGCCGTCGAGGATGCGCGGCAGCCAGTGGCGCTTTTGCGCCTCGCTGCCGTACTTGATCAACACCGGGCCGAGCATGTTCACGCCGAACGGCACGATGCGCGGCGCACCGGCGAGCGCGCATTCGTTGTCGAACAGGAACTTCTGCGCGACGCTCCAGCCGGGGCCGCCGTATTCGCGCGGCCAGTGGCTCGCGAGCCAGCCGCGCGCGTTGAGTGTCGCGTGCCATTCGCGCATGTCGTCGCGCGTGAGGTGCAGGCCGCCCTTCACCTTGCGCGCGATGCGCTCGGGCAGTTCCGCTTGCAGGAAGCGCTGCACTTCCGTGCGGAAGGCTTCCTCTTCGGGAGTGAAATTGAGGTCCATCTTCGGTCCGTTGCGAATGCGGTTGGCGTTCAGTCGATGCGGTTCAGGCTCGCGAAATCCGCGCCACGCGCGACGAGTTCGACGATCAGCGGCGACGGCTTCCAGAACAGCGGATCCTCCTTCGCGAACGCGCGGATATCGGCGAGCACGTTCGCGAGGCCGAGCGTGTCCGCGTAGTGCATCGGTCCGCCGCGATAACGCGGGAAGCCGTAGCCGTACAGGAACACCGCGTCGACATCGAGCGGGCGCAGCGCGATCTTTTCGTGCACGACGTTCGCGCCTTCGTTGATCATCGCGGCGAGGTAGCGGCGCAGGATTTCGTCGTCGGTGAACGTGCGCGGCGTGACGCCCTTCTTCGCGCGTTCTGCCGCGACGATCGCTTCGACTTCCGGGTCCGGCGTGCCGACGCGCGCGCCGTCCGGATACAGGTAGTAGCCGCGCGACGTCTTCTGCCCGAACCAGCCGCGCTCGCACAGCCGGTCGGAAATCTCCACGTAGCGCGCGCGCGGATCGCGCGTCGCCGCGCGGCGCTTGCGGGTCGCCCAGCCGATGTCGCCGCCCGCGAGATCGACCACCTGGAACGGCCCCATCGGGAAGCCGAATTCGCGCACCGCGCGATCGATCTGGTACGGCGACGCGCCGTCCTCCATCAGATAGTCGGCCGCCGTGCGATAGACGGCGAGGATCCGGTTGCCGATGAAGCCGTCGCATACGCCCGCGCGCACCGGCGTCTTCTTCAACTGCTTGGCGAGCGCGAACGCGGTCGCGACGACGTCCGCGCTGACGCGCGCCGGCACGACGATCTCGAGCAGCTTCATCACGTTGGCCGGCGAGAAGAAATGCAGGCCGATCACGTCGGCCGGGCGGTCGATGCTCGCGGCCAGTTCGTCGATGTCGAGATACGACGTGTTGGTCGCGAGCACCGCACCCGGCTTGCAGACGCGCGCGAGTTCGGCGAACACGGCCTTCTTCACTGCCATGTCCTCGAACACGGCCTCGATCACGACATCGGCCTGCGCGAGCGCGTCGTACGACGTGCTGCCCTTGAAGCGCGCGAGCCGTGCCGCGTGCGCGGCCGGCGTCATCCGCCCTTTCGCGACGAGGCCGTCGTACACCTTCTCGACGTGCGCGCGGCCGCGCGCGAGCGACGCTTCGTCGCGTTCGATCATCGTCACCGGCAGCCCGGCGTCGAGCGCCGCGACCGCGATGCCCGCGCCCATCGTGCCGCCGCCGACCACGCCGATCCGCTCGACCGGCCGCGCGCTCGCACGCCGCGCCTCGGGCGCCTTCGCGGCTTCGCGCTCCGCGAAGAACGCATGCACGAGGCCCGCGCGCTGCGGGCTGTCGATGCACTGCAGGAACAGGCTGCGTTCGAACTTCATCCCCGCGTCGAACGACTGCGTGAGCGCGGCCTCGACCGCTTCGACGATCTTCGCCGGCGAGAACAGACCGCGCGACTTCTTCGGCAGTTCCGCGCGCGCTGCGTCGATCGCGGCCTGCGCGGCCGCGCGATCGGCGAGCCCCTGCGCATCGCGCGTGCGGCGCACCGGCGCGCCGAGCGACACGAGTTCCTGCGCATAGGCAAGGCCTTCGGCGAGCGTGTCGTCGCTGTGCGCGACGCGATCGACGAGGCCGAGCGCGAGCGCTTCGTCCGCGCTCGCGTGGCGGCCCGTCAGCATCAGGTCGAGCGCGGCCTTTGCGCCGATCAGGCGCGGCGTACGCTGCGTGCCGCCCGCGCCGGGCAGCAGGCCGAGCGTGACTTCGGGCAGCCCGAGCTTCGCGCCGGGCACCGCGAGCCGGTAATGCGCGGCCAGCGCGACTTCGAGGCCGCCGCCGAGCGTCGCGCCGTGCAGCGCGACCACGACCGGCTTCGCGCTGGACTCGATCCGCTCGCACACATCCGGCAGCGACGGCGGCACCGGCGGCTTGCCGAATTCGCGAATGTCGGCGCCCGCGATGAAGTTGCGGCCGGCGCCGACGATCAGCACCGCGCGGATCGCGTCGTCGGCCTGCGCGGCGTCGAGCGCGTCGGCGAGGCCGCGCCGCACGTCGGCCGACAGCGCGTTGACGGGCGGGTGGTCGATCGTGACGACGAGCACCTTGTCGCGCCGCTCGCGCGTGACCGTGCCGGCTTGGGGTGTTGCAGATGAATTCATGGTGTCTCCTGTCCTGTCATATGCACCAGACATGCACCGATTCTCGATTGATCGAGATTCATTGACAATTCCCTCTCGCCTTTACAAGCTGTCAAGTCTGACTTGACACTGAATGCTTTCCGACCGTTAAACGGGACGGATCAGGAGCGAACGCATGGACCTGAACGCGCTGACGCTGCTCGTCGAGATCCTCGACGCCGGCAATCTCAGCAAGGCCGCGCAGCGGCTCAAGATGAGCCGCGCGAACGTCAGCTACCGGCTGAACCAGCTCGAGCGCTCGATCGGCCAGCAGCTCGTGCGGCGCACGACGCGGCGCATCGAGCCGACCGAGATCGGGCTGAAGCTGTACGAGCACGGCCGGCGCATCCGCAACGAGCTGCTCGCCGCGGAGGAATCGGTGACGACGCTCGGCCAGGACCTGCAGGGGCGCGTGCGGCTGTCGGTGCCGAGCGGCTACGGGCAGATGGTGATGTCCGAATGGCTGCTCGCGTTCAAGCGGCTGCATCCGGGCATCGTGCTCGACGTCGTATTCGAGAACCGCGTGGAAGACCTGATGCGCGACGAGATCGACATCGCGGTGCGCGTGATGC encodes the following:
- a CDS encoding 3-hydroxyacyl-CoA dehydrogenase NAD-binding domain-containing protein — its product is MNSSATPQAGTVTRERRDKVLVVTIDHPPVNALSADVRRGLADALDAAQADDAIRAVLIVGAGRNFIAGADIREFGKPPVPPSLPDVCERIESSAKPVVVALHGATLGGGLEVALAAHYRLAVPGAKLGLPEVTLGLLPGAGGTQRTPRLIGAKAALDLMLTGRHASADEALALGLVDRVAHSDDTLAEGLAYAQELVSLGAPVRRTRDAQGLADRAAAQAAIDAARAELPKKSRGLFSPAKIVEAVEAALTQSFDAGMKFERSLFLQCIDSPQRAGLVHAFFAEREAAKAPEARRASARPVERIGVVGGGTMGAGIAVAALDAGLPVTMIERDEASLARGRAHVEKVYDGLVAKGRMTPAAHAARLARFKGSTSYDALAQADVVIEAVFEDMAVKKAVFAELARVCKPGAVLATNTSYLDIDELAASIDRPADVIGLHFFSPANVMKLLEIVVPARVSADVVATAFALAKQLKKTPVRAGVCDGFIGNRILAVYRTAADYLMEDGASPYQIDRAVREFGFPMGPFQVVDLAGGDIGWATRKRRAATRDPRARYVEISDRLCERGWFGQKTSRGYYLYPDGARVGTPDPEVEAIVAAERAKKGVTPRTFTDDEILRRYLAAMINEGANVVHEKIALRPLDVDAVFLYGYGFPRYRGGPMHYADTLGLANVLADIRAFAKEDPLFWKPSPLIVELVARGADFASLNRID
- a CDS encoding acyl-CoA dehydrogenase family protein, which encodes MDLNFTPEEEAFRTEVQRFLQAELPERIARKVKGGLHLTRDDMREWHATLNARGWLASHWPREYGGPGWSVAQKFLFDNECALAGAPRIVPFGVNMLGPVLIKYGSEAQKRHWLPRILDGTDWWCQGYSEPGAGSDLAAVKTSAVRGIDAQGEHYIVNGQKTWTTLGHYANMIFCLVRTATDVRKQEGISFLLIDMNTPGVDVRPIITLDGEHEVNEVFFTDVRVPAENLVGEENRGWTYAKFLLTYERTNIAGIGFSTAALDRLRAVAAKVTKNGKPLADDPFFAARVARVEIELENMRTTNLRVLAAVAGGGAPGAESSMLKIRGTQIRQEIASLMRRAMGPYAQPFVDEALDADYDGEPVGPDEAASAAQQYFNNRKLSIFGGSNEIQKNIIAKMMLGL